One genomic region from Sulfurimonas sp. encodes:
- the pstA gene encoding phosphate ABC transporter permease PstA — MTHTKKRIIANNIVMVLSTISALIGIGFLFWILGVLVINGVDALSFSIFTQEGAPPGYKDSGLKHALIGQFMIVGVATLIGVPFGILAGTYLSEYGQKSKLAETIRDISDIMMSAPSIVIGAFVYSVVVAPMGHFSGWAGSIALTIIMLPIILRTTDDMLQLVPSTLREAAFALGAPKYKVIIQVVYRGARVGILTGILLGVARVAGETAPLLFTSFNDNFLNTDMSEPMASLTVTMYNYATSPYEDWQKLGWAAAFILSMFILTLNIIGRVFIMKKGK; from the coding sequence ATGACTCATACAAAAAAGCGTATAATTGCCAACAATATAGTTATGGTTTTATCAACTATCTCTGCTCTTATTGGTATTGGTTTTTTATTTTGGATCTTAGGTGTTTTAGTTATCAACGGGGTAGATGCTTTAAGTTTTAGCATCTTTACTCAAGAAGGCGCACCTCCCGGTTATAAAGATAGTGGTCTTAAACACGCTCTTATTGGTCAGTTTATGATTGTTGGAGTTGCTACTCTCATTGGTGTTCCTTTTGGTATTTTAGCTGGAACATATCTTAGTGAATATGGACAAAAATCAAAATTAGCAGAAACAATTCGTGATATTTCAGACATTATGATGTCTGCTCCAAGTATTGTCATTGGTGCTTTTGTTTACTCTGTTGTAGTTGCTCCTATGGGACACTTTTCTGGTTGGGCTGGTTCTATCGCCTTAACTATCATAATGCTACCAATCATTTTACGCACAACTGATGATATGCTTCAGTTAGTTCCTTCCACTCTCAGAGAAGCTGCTTTTGCTCTTGGTGCGCCTAAATATAAAGTAATTATCCAAGTAGTTTATCGTGGTGCTAGAGTGGGAATATTAACAGGAATATTACTTGGTGTTGCTAGAGTAGCTGGAGAGACAGCTCCTTTACTTTTTACATCATTTAATGATAATTTTTTAAATACAGATATGAGTGAACCGATGGCATCTCTAACTGTAACTATGTATAACTATGCAACAAGTCCTTATGAAGATTGGCAAAAACTCGGTTGGGCAGCAGCTTTTATACTTAGTATGTTTATCTTAACTCTTAACATCATCGGACGAGTATTTATTATGAAAAAGGGGAAATAA
- a CDS encoding DnaJ domain-containing protein, with the protein MRYADFEQALDSLNIVTRMTNNELKNQYLRLSKKYHPDMQNGNDDKFKEVNEAYKNHTTIYEKF; encoded by the coding sequence ATGCGTTATGCAGATTTTGAGCAAGCTCTTGATAGTTTGAATATAGTAACACGAATGACAAATAATGAGTTAAAAAACCAATATCTTAGGCTATCAAAAAAATATCATCCTGATATGCAAAATGGAAATGATGATAAATTTAAAGAGGTAAATGAGGCATATAAAAACCATACAACAATATATGAAAAATTTTAG
- a CDS encoding phosphate uptake regulator PhoU, translated as MSTKYNTKIEEIRKTISNLLSTIIEANSLSLDAYKNSNESLYKKVQSKLTNISMQGDIIDNEIIKTFALFGPEAKELRSLVAYLKMTNEIVRIGVGVKKYSNRMKEHSLSLCDLTPLDATIILLHKSTITALEYILECFEQLDNCDIESYYAKVMVEESKNDDFFSLLEKEIMTMIIDEKELSIEYVKVLGTLRKLERSCDRSVNIANLMLYASQGGDIRQYT; from the coding sequence ATGTCAACAAAATATAATACTAAAATAGAAGAAATTAGAAAGACAATTTCAAACTTATTAAGCACAATAATAGAGGCTAATTCTCTTAGTCTAGATGCTTACAAAAATAGTAATGAATCATTATATAAAAAAGTTCAAAGCAAACTTACCAATATCAGTATGCAAGGCGATATAATCGATAATGAGATTATAAAAACATTTGCCCTTTTTGGCCCAGAAGCAAAAGAACTTCGTTCTTTAGTTGCTTATTTAAAAATGACAAATGAAATAGTACGAATAGGCGTGGGTGTTAAAAAATACTCAAATCGTATGAAAGAGCATTCTCTTAGTTTGTGTGATTTAACACCACTAGATGCAACTATAATTCTTCTACATAAAAGCACTATAACTGCGCTAGAGTATATCCTAGAATGTTTTGAGCAACTAGACAACTGCGATATAGAATCTTACTATGCTAAAGTTATGGTTGAAGAGAGCAAAAATGATGATTTTTTTTCCCTACTAGAAAAAGAAATTATGACTATGATTATAGATGAAAAAGAGCTTTCTATTGAGTATGTAAAAGTTTTGGGAACACTTCGTAAACTAGAGCGTTCATGTGACAGAAGTGTAAATATTGCAAACCTGATGCTTTATGCTTCACAAGGTGGTGACATTCGTCAATATACTTAA
- the ppk2 gene encoding polyphosphate kinase 2, whose protein sequence is MAKSKERNKERRTKNSDRRSVSKKEGKVQIWVKEEKLAYEKELSELQVELLKFQNHVKDKGLKILMIFEGRDAAGKGGTIKRITEHLNPRGARVVALEKPSDKETSQWYFQRYAKHLPSAGEMVLFDRSWYNRSMVEPVMGFCTERQHHKFLKDAPEFEKMIVDEGIQIFKFYFSVSKDEQASRFKARETDPLKQYKLSPVDKESQRLWNEYSLAKFMMLSATHTEAAPWTIVKSDNKKKARINCIKHILNFVDYPDKISSKKIEIDKEIIVYGRDEAIAMEKRFKFSLKK, encoded by the coding sequence ATGGCAAAGAGTAAAGAGAGAAATAAAGAAAGAAGAACGAAAAATTCAGATAGAAGATCAGTATCAAAAAAAGAAGGTAAAGTTCAGATTTGGGTTAAAGAAGAAAAACTGGCTTATGAAAAAGAGCTTTCTGAACTTCAAGTTGAACTTTTGAAATTTCAAAACCATGTAAAAGATAAAGGTCTTAAAATTCTTATGATATTTGAAGGTCGTGATGCTGCTGGAAAAGGTGGAACTATCAAGAGAATTACAGAACATCTAAATCCAAGAGGGGCAAGAGTTGTAGCACTAGAAAAACCTAGTGATAAAGAGACTTCACAATGGTATTTCCAAAGATATGCAAAGCACTTACCAAGTGCAGGAGAGATGGTACTATTTGATAGAAGCTGGTACAACAGATCTATGGTTGAACCTGTTATGGGTTTTTGTACAGAAAGACAACATCATAAATTTTTAAAAGATGCTCCAGAGTTTGAAAAAATGATAGTAGATGAAGGTATTCAAATATTTAAATTTTATTTCTCGGTATCAAAAGATGAGCAGGCAAGTAGATTTAAAGCTAGAGAAACAGACCCACTAAAGCAGTATAAACTATCTCCTGTTGATAAAGAGTCACAAAGACTTTGGAATGAGTATTCACTTGCTAAGTTTATGATGTTAAGTGCAACTCATACAGAAGCTGCTCCTTGGACTATTGTGAAAAGTGACAACAAGAAAAAAGCTAGAATAAACTGCATCAAACATATCTTAAACTTTGTTGATTACCCTGATAAAATAAGTTCAAAAAAGATAGAGATAGACAAAGAAATAATAGTTTATGGAAGAGATGAAGCCATTGCAATGGAGAAAAGATTTAAGTTTTCACTTAAGAAGTAA
- the pstB gene encoding phosphate ABC transporter ATP-binding protein PstB → MATIINIAEKKALQVKNFEFTYAGVDEPSIKKLTMPIAKNSITALIGPSGCGKTTLLRSFNRMHDLYAGNSYKGEILFKNKNILTPKEDLINLRINIGMIFQKPTAFPMSIFDNVAYGMKLQGIKNKTELKGRVEKALRDAAIWNEVKDRLKHDANGLSGGQQQRLCIARAIAVEPEVLLFDEPTSALDPISTAGIEELIVELKQRVSIIIVTHNMQQAARVSDYTGFMYLGELIELGRTEKLFVTPKEKLTEEYITGKFG, encoded by the coding sequence ATGGCAACTATTATAAATATAGCAGAAAAAAAAGCACTTCAAGTTAAAAATTTTGAGTTTACTTATGCTGGAGTTGATGAACCAAGTATAAAAAAACTAACTATGCCCATAGCAAAAAATTCTATTACGGCACTTATTGGTCCATCTGGATGCGGAAAGACTACACTTCTTAGAAGTTTTAACCGTATGCATGATTTATATGCTGGAAACAGTTATAAAGGCGAAATTTTATTTAAAAATAAAAATATTTTGACTCCAAAAGAAGACCTTATCAATCTTAGGATAAATATAGGAATGATATTTCAAAAGCCCACTGCATTTCCTATGAGTATTTTTGATAATGTTGCATATGGTATGAAACTTCAAGGTATAAAAAATAAAACTGAACTAAAAGGTAGAGTTGAAAAAGCACTTAGAGACGCAGCAATTTGGAATGAAGTAAAAGATAGATTAAAGCACGACGCAAACGGTCTTTCAGGTGGGCAACAACAACGACTATGCATAGCAAGAGCAATTGCTGTTGAACCAGAAGTCTTACTTTTTGATGAGCCAACTTCTGCCCTTGACCCAATTTCAACAGCTGGGATTGAAGAGTTAATAGTTGAGCTTAAACAGAGAGTTTCTATCATTATAGTGACACATAATATGCAACAGGCTGCAAGAGTAAGTGACTATACAGGTTTTATGTATTTAGGTGAACTGATAGAACTTGGTCGTACAGAAAAGCTTTTTGTAACACCAAAAGAAAAACTAACAGAAGAATATATTACTGGTAAATTCGGTTAA
- the pstC gene encoding phosphate ABC transporter permease subunit PstC has product MTKIIDNIFASLTKFIAISIFFLVAGIFTVLLNQSMDSIQALGFDFITDTKWAPNLEKFGALPAIYGSVVSTFLAMLLAVPLAIGVAIFLSELAPQKIKTPVGVSIELLAAIPSVIYGMWGLFYFVPIIRDIFGGIGISMLTAGIVLSIMILPFMAAVTRDAMDTTPDILKESAYALGGTKWDVIKDIVIPYAKAGIIGSFILALGRAIGETMAVTFVMGNVHKISLDLTAPATSIPVTLANEFTEADTDLYYSSLFELSILLLVISFTIISIAKFYFLRRKRIS; this is encoded by the coding sequence TTGACAAAAATAATAGATAATATATTCGCCTCTTTAACTAAATTCATAGCTATTTCTATATTTTTTTTAGTTGCTGGGATTTTTACAGTTTTACTTAACCAATCTATGGATTCCATACAGGCTTTAGGATTTGATTTTATTACTGACACAAAATGGGCTCCTAACTTAGAAAAATTTGGTGCTTTACCTGCTATATATGGTTCTGTTGTATCGACTTTTTTAGCAATGCTATTGGCTGTTCCACTTGCTATTGGTGTAGCAATATTTTTGAGTGAATTAGCTCCTCAAAAAATTAAAACTCCTGTTGGAGTAAGCATAGAGCTTCTTGCTGCTATCCCTTCTGTTATATACGGTATGTGGGGACTTTTTTATTTTGTACCTATTATTCGAGATATCTTTGGTGGTATTGGTATAAGTATGTTAACTGCAGGAATTGTTCTCTCTATCATGATACTTCCATTTATGGCGGCAGTAACTAGAGATGCTATGGATACAACACCAGATATTTTAAAAGAATCAGCTTATGCGCTTGGTGGGACTAAATGGGATGTAATTAAAGATATTGTTATCCCTTACGCAAAAGCTGGAATTATTGGCTCTTTTATTTTAGCTTTAGGTCGTGCTATCGGAGAAACTATGGCGGTCACTTTTGTTATGGGTAATGTTCATAAAATCTCGCTCGATTTAACAGCACCTGCTACTTCTATACCTGTAACTTTAGCAAATGAATTTACAGAGGCAGATACAGACCTTTACTATTCATCTTTATTTGAACTTTCTATTTTACTTCTTGTTATTAGTTTTACAATTATCTCAATAGCAAAATTTTACTTCCTTAGAAGAAAAAGGATAAGTTAA
- the ppk2 gene encoding polyphosphate kinase 2: MEIKKNSMFEVDGSVVSLEELIEGYQKSKVKNKKATKSKADLKRADEQKLKPYQAELIKLQKHLEVNNQKMIILFEGRDAAGKGGTIRRVTRYMDEKHYRVVALGKPTEEQKTQWFYQKYIQYFPVGGEIVLFDRSWYNRAMVESVFNFCTKKEYDDFMRGVKGFENDLVRQGIILVKLYYSVTKDEQARRFERRKNDPLRQWKLSEIDMQAQEKWDEFTTTKYNMIKQTHSHRAPWTIIRSKDKIKARLESLKVILHAVDYEGREDSLNYALDPRVVISGAREIEIMDAQVSSTGKFIG, from the coding sequence ATGGAAATAAAGAAAAATAGTATGTTTGAAGTAGATGGGAGTGTTGTTTCTTTAGAAGAGTTGATAGAAGGTTATCAAAAATCTAAAGTTAAAAATAAAAAAGCAACTAAGAGTAAAGCTGATTTAAAAAGAGCAGATGAGCAAAAATTAAAGCCTTATCAGGCGGAACTTATAAAATTACAAAAACATCTTGAAGTTAATAACCAAAAAATGATTATTCTTTTTGAAGGTAGAGATGCTGCTGGTAAAGGTGGAACTATACGAAGAGTTACTAGATATATGGATGAAAAACATTATCGTGTTGTAGCACTTGGTAAACCAACAGAAGAACAAAAAACTCAATGGTTTTATCAAAAATATATACAATATTTTCCAGTTGGTGGAGAGATAGTTCTTTTTGATAGAAGTTGGTATAACAGAGCTATGGTTGAGTCAGTATTTAATTTTTGTACAAAAAAAGAATATGATGATTTCATGAGAGGTGTTAAAGGCTTTGAAAATGATTTAGTTCGTCAAGGTATCATACTTGTTAAACTTTATTATAGTGTTACAAAAGATGAGCAGGCTAGAAGATTTGAGAGAAGAAAAAATGACCCTCTTAGACAATGGAAGCTTAGCGAGATAGATATGCAAGCTCAAGAAAAATGGGACGAGTTTACTACAACAAAGTACAACATGATAAAGCAAACGCATTCTCATAGAGCACCATGGACTATTATCCGTTCAAAAGATAAGATAAAAGCTAGACTAGAATCTTTAAAAGTGATACTGCATGCAGTTGATTATGAAGGTAGAGAAGATTCTCTTAACTATGCACTTGATCCTAGAGTCGTTATATCGGGAGCAAGAGAGATAGAGATTATGGATGCGCAAGTATCAAGTACAGGTAAATTTATAGGTTAA
- a CDS encoding fatty acid desaturase, which yields MNHHTWCNVPDKDEDILAMDGAFTKNQKGCSPFLRSIKYLIFWGAMFFMYPAFIAQSYSFAVRKKKYGELAMMLLHWPIIWGPIFYFMPFASAITIFITLYIVLSGWLAFGFITNHLGCEVFEKEESESLSWMELQMRTSRSLIGGKFVHWFYGGLNTQIEHHLFPKAPRFNLLKVQEMTRDFAKKHNIAYFEATPIQAYVQINNVLKEY from the coding sequence ATTAATCATCATACTTGGTGTAATGTTCCTGATAAAGATGAAGATATACTTGCAATGGACGGAGCTTTTACAAAAAATCAAAAAGGTTGTAGTCCTTTTTTAAGAAGTATAAAATATCTTATTTTTTGGGGTGCAATGTTCTTTATGTATCCCGCATTTATAGCTCAATCATATAGCTTCGCGGTTAGGAAAAAGAAATATGGTGAACTTGCAATGATGCTTCTTCACTGGCCTATTATATGGGGTCCTATATTCTATTTTATGCCATTTGCTAGTGCAATTACAATTTTTATCACTCTTTATATAGTTTTATCTGGCTGGCTTGCATTTGGTTTTATAACTAATCATTTAGGTTGTGAAGTTTTTGAAAAAGAAGAGAGTGAATCACTTTCATGGATGGAGTTACAAATGAGAACATCTCGTTCACTTATTGGTGGAAAATTTGTTCATTGGTTTTATGGTGGTTTAAACACTCAAATCGAACATCATCTATTTCCAAAAGCACCAAGATTTAATCTTTTAAAAGTACAAGAAATGACAAGAGATTTTGCTAAAAAACATAATATTGCATACTTTGAAGCA
- the pstS gene encoding phosphate ABC transporter substrate-binding protein PstS: MLNKILSVAVVVAVAFSSSIAADKINGAGASFPAPVYYDWAYSYKKDTQNRVNYQSIGSGGGIKQITKRIVNFGASDKPLNSKKLTSSKLLQFPAVIGSIVIAFNVKGIADETLKLSNEVVADIFAGKITSWNDSKITANNSGLNLPNQKIIVVHRSDGSGTTYNFTYYLSGSSKNWKNNFGTGKAVDWAVGIGGKGNEGVANLVKQTPYSIGYIENAYKEKNHLSAAILKTANGKWVKATEANFKAAAKYASWTKKDNFYAMLALQPGDTSYPIVAATFILLPVEKVEMNKKVIAFYDYAFKNGDKSAKKLGYIPLPEATKKMIREYWATNIK; this comes from the coding sequence ATGTTAAATAAAATACTTAGCGTTGCAGTAGTTGTAGCAGTTGCTTTTAGTTCATCAATAGCGGCTGATAAAATAAATGGAGCGGGGGCATCTTTTCCTGCTCCTGTATATTATGATTGGGCATATAGTTATAAAAAAGATACTCAAAACCGCGTTAATTATCAGTCTATTGGTTCTGGTGGTGGAATCAAGCAAATTACAAAACGCATTGTAAATTTTGGTGCATCTGATAAACCTCTTAATTCTAAAAAATTAACTTCGTCAAAACTTTTACAATTTCCAGCAGTTATTGGTTCAATAGTTATAGCTTTTAATGTTAAAGGCATTGCTGATGAAACTTTGAAACTATCAAACGAGGTTGTTGCAGATATATTTGCAGGTAAAATTACTTCATGGAATGATTCAAAAATTACTGCTAATAATAGTGGTTTAAATCTTCCAAATCAAAAAATCATAGTTGTTCATCGTTCAGATGGAAGTGGTACAACTTATAACTTCACTTATTATTTAAGTGGCAGTTCAAAAAATTGGAAAAATAATTTTGGAACAGGTAAAGCAGTTGATTGGGCAGTAGGAATTGGCGGAAAAGGAAATGAGGGTGTTGCTAACTTAGTTAAACAAACTCCATATTCTATAGGTTACATAGAAAATGCGTATAAAGAGAAAAATCACCTATCTGCTGCAATATTAAAAACAGCAAATGGAAAATGGGTAAAAGCAACTGAAGCAAACTTCAAAGCTGCTGCAAAGTATGCAAGTTGGACAAAAAAAGATAATTTTTATGCGATGTTAGCTCTTCAACCTGGAGATACTTCTTATCCTATTGTTGCGGCTACTTTTATTTTACTTCCTGTTGAAAAAGTAGAAATGAATAAAAAAGTCATAGCATTTTATGATTATGCTTTTAAAAATGGTGATAAATCAGCTAAGAAGTTAGGATATATTCCACTTCCAGAGGCTACTAAAAAAATGATTAGAGAGTATTGGGCAACTAATATAAAATAA